Below is a genomic region from Nitrospinaceae bacterium.
AATGTGACCTGGTAGCCAAAGCGCCTCCCCTCCGCATCTTCCAGGTTTCCGGTGTAATACCACCATTCGATGCGGAAATCGTCGTGGGAAAAATGGTCGCGCGGAAATTGATATGGATAACCGGGCAAGGCCGGTCGAAACTCCGGAGGTCCCGGGGTTTGGGCCATGGAAAACACGGGGAAAACCAATAAAACCCAAAAGATAGCAATAATCCCCATTGTATTTTGCCGTTGCCGCATAAAACCACTCAAGCTAAATGCAAAGAATGCCGTCAATAATTAAGACAAGGACTGAAAAAAGTATCAGAGCTGATTCATTAAAGCAAATGTTGGGACCCACTTTTAGAGGGAATGAGCTATGAGAGTCATGGTAACAGGCGCCGCCGGATTGTACGGCATTCATCTGGTCGACGAACTGGTCCGCCGTCCGGATATTTCCCACATCATTGGAGTCGACGATTTTTCGCGCCAGTTTTTCCAGAAAGATCCGTTCATCAAATCGGAAGGATTCCGTAAAAAATTCAAGCTCATCCGCAAAAAGTTCTACAACCTGACGATCCAGGAACTCGACAAAATGGATCTCGATGTGATCGTGCACCTTGCGGCTCACATCTCCATTCCTGAGTCGATGGAACAGGCCAACGAATATTTCAAGAACAACGAATGGGGCACCTTCCGCCTTATGCAAACCCTGGTCCGCACCAAAAACTGGCCGCTGATGGTTTACGCATCTTCTCCGGAAGTCTACGGCAACCCCATCTACACACCGATGGATATCAACCACCCCATGCTGCCGCGCAGTATTTATGCAGTCACCAAACTTGCGGCGGAAAAACATTGCAAAGCCATGCACGAATGGTATAAATACCCCGTCGTAGTGATTCGCAACTTCAACACATTCGGTGAAAACCAGGACATCTCCGATCATTCCGGAGTCATCTCCAAATTCATTCGCGATGCTCTCGGCAACCGTCCCATCGTCATCCACGACAGTGGCGATCAGACGCGGGATTTTCAATACGTCCAGGATGCGGTGCGCGCCTATTCGCTGGTCCTCACCAAAGACAAACGGTTTTCCGGCGAGGTGTTCAACATCGGAACCAACAAGCAGACTTCGATCAAAAATCTGGCTCATATGATCAAGGACCTCACGGGGTCGAAGTCTTCGATCGACAATCAACCGGGCCGCTCGGCGGATTTAATGTCCCTCGAGGCCGATTATTCCATCATTCACCAAAAAACCGGATGGGAGCCAAAGGTCACTTTAGAAGACGGCCTCAAGCGCACCATTCAATGGTACAGACAACTGATATGAAAGCTCTCGTTACCGGCGGCGCCGGGTTCATCGGCAGATGGCTGGTCAAAAAACTGCTGGATGAAAACTTCGAAGTCTGGGTCATCGACAACCTGGAAAACGGACTGGAAAGCAATCTCGCCGAATTCCACAATCACCCGTTGCTAAAAGGCATCGTTTACGAGGACATCCTCAACCAGAAAGCCCTGCATTCGGTGTTTCAATTCAAACCCGACATCGTTTACCATCTTGCCGCCCAGATCAACGTCCACGAAAGCCTGGAAGTTCCCAGTAAGGCGTACGAAATAAACATCAAGGGAACCTACAACGTTCTGGAAGAATGCCGCGCGCTGGGGACCAAGGTCATGCTCATGGGAACCTGCATGGTCTACGACATGGCGGGCAGTCACAAACCGATCAACGAAGATCACCCCTTAAAACCGACTTCTCCCTACGCCGCGTCCAAACTGTCGGCGGAGATTCTCGCGCAGTCCTATTACTACAGCTACGGACTGCCGGTCGTGACCTGCCGTCCTTTCAACACCTATGGGCCGTATCAGAAATACAATCTGGAAGGCGGGGTGGTTTCGATTTTCGTCCGCCAGGTTTTAAATGGCGAAGGCCTGGACATCTTTGGCGATGGCACGCAAACCCGCGACCTTCTTTATGTAGAAGATTGTGTCGACTTCGTTTATTCCGCCTCGCGTTGTGAAGAAGCATTGGGGCAGGTGATCAACGCCGGTTCGGGAACCGACATCTCGATCTTGGATCTGGCGCGTATGATCTGCCCGGACGAAGACAAAATTCGTTTGGTGGACCATCGCCATCCCCAGTCGGAAATCCCCAAACTGCTGTGCGATTATTCCAAGGCCCGCTCTCTTCTGGGATGGGAACCGAAAGTCGATCTGAAATCGGGAATCCAAAAGTTAAAAGAGCAACTTCAGGAAATATGCGTATTGGCGTAACCGGCGCCTCCGGCTTCATCGGCAGCCATTTGATGGACGCTCTTAAAAACGTCCCTGAGGTTTCGGTGGCCCCCCTCTCCCGCAAGCGCCAAAACCCTACTCTCACGGAGCTTAAAACCTTCGTCCAAAAAAAAGATTTGATCTATCACCTGGCCGGTATCAACCGGGGGTCCGACGAAGAAATTCTGCAAGGAAACGTTTTGGGAACCCTGCATCTTCTGGTGGCCATCAAAACATTTGGCTCCCCGCTAACCCGGATCGTTTTTGCCTCCTCATCGCAAGTGTATAAACTCGGAAAGGTGGGAAGCGGGATCAAAGAATCGCGTGCAACGGAACCGCAATCGCTGTATGGTGTCAGCAAGAAAACGGCGGAGGATTTGATTCGACTGTCGGGTCTTGATAATATCATCCTGAGACTATCCAATGTCTACGGTCCCGGATGCCGCCCTAATTACAATTCAGTCATTGCCACCTTTTGCGACCGGGCGGTGAACAACCGGCCAT
It encodes:
- a CDS encoding UDP-glucose 4-epimerase, with product MRVMVTGAAGLYGIHLVDELVRRPDISHIIGVDDFSRQFFQKDPFIKSEGFRKKFKLIRKKFYNLTIQELDKMDLDVIVHLAAHISIPESMEQANEYFKNNEWGTFRLMQTLVRTKNWPLMVYASSPEVYGNPIYTPMDINHPMLPRSIYAVTKLAAEKHCKAMHEWYKYPVVVIRNFNTFGENQDISDHSGVISKFIRDALGNRPIVIHDSGDQTRDFQYVQDAVRAYSLVLTKDKRFSGEVFNIGTNKQTSIKNLAHMIKDLTGSKSSIDNQPGRSADLMSLEADYSIIHQKTGWEPKVTLEDGLKRTIQWYRQLI
- a CDS encoding NAD-dependent dehydratase, coding for MKALVTGGAGFIGRWLVKKLLDENFEVWVIDNLENGLESNLAEFHNHPLLKGIVYEDILNQKALHSVFQFKPDIVYHLAAQINVHESLEVPSKAYEINIKGTYNVLEECRALGTKVMLMGTCMVYDMAGSHKPINEDHPLKPTSPYAASKLSAEILAQSYYYSYGLPVVTCRPFNTYGPYQKYNLEGGVVSIFVRQVLNGEGLDIFGDGTQTRDLLYVEDCVDFVYSASRCEEALGQVINAGSGTDISILDLARMICPDEDKIRLVDHRHPQSEIPKLLCDYSKARSLLGWEPKVDLKSGIQKLKEQLQEICVLA
- a CDS encoding NDP-sugar dehydratase or epimerase yields the protein MRIGVTGASGFIGSHLMDALKNVPEVSVAPLSRKRQNPTLTELKTFVQKKDLIYHLAGINRGSDEEILQGNVLGTLHLLVAIKTFGSPLTRIVFASSSQVYKLGKVGSGIKESRATEPQSLYGVSKKTAEDLIRLSGLDNIILRLSNVYGPGCRPNYNSVIATFCDRAVNNRPLNIDGTGKQGRDFIYIDDVIQAMVLAGTRKQPQKQTVYNISSGRLSTLRQVIGHIKRSRKEVNVEYKNSDDGYSYVCDSSRFQRKYGWKPKTPLSAGIRNILQGLKKGLGS